One Janthinobacterium sp. TB1-E2 genomic region harbors:
- a CDS encoding S46 family peptidase codes for MFKTIVLPVALLGAFAGAHADEGQWQPHQLPQLKAELKRVGIEIPAEKLADLSKHPMSAIVSLGGCSAAFVSDAGLVVTNHHCAYGAVQRNSTPEHNYITNGFLAKTRAAELPGGPNSLVYVTDKVENVSDRVLKGLTADMSGRARHEAVEKRVKDLIAECETDKMYRCSVPAFHRGLEYYRIRQMMIRDVRLVYAPSDKIGNFGGDIDNYEWPRHTGDYSFLRAYVGKDGRPADPSPDNVPYKSKDFLVVSAEGLKAGDGILLAGYPGRTSRYKLPAEIRFARDTAFPLKVSELQADLAVMADATNGDAAAAVRYASVVKSINNVLKKTQGLLDGFARKDIAAIKDVQDAEFRAWYAKQPNVSPTLLAELDAAIASDMALSEEEFAWSVATSSDLLKSARTLYRLSLERQKADAERESGFQQRDLAFIKARLARLEQSYVNKVDQARFEAGLKRYAQLAAKSHPQGLDALLPAPGAVAALYQQTQLADTAKRLAWLEKDQAAVAQSDDAFMQLAVKLHPVDVALEERRKEIDGNLERVIPQYMQAVIAWKKSQGKPVYPDANSTLRVTYGTVSPYSPRDGLTKGPFTTVEGIVEKVTGKAPFEAPQGLIDAVKQKRYGQFRDPVLGTVPVNFLTSADTTGGNSGSAVMNKRGELIGLNFDSTYESITKDWYFDTAITRAIHLDIRYMLWVMKEVDHADNLLQEMSIKYPKAAKK; via the coding sequence TTGTTCAAAACAATCGTTTTACCAGTCGCCTTGTTGGGCGCGTTCGCCGGCGCACACGCCGACGAAGGGCAATGGCAACCACACCAACTGCCACAGCTGAAAGCCGAACTGAAACGGGTCGGTATCGAAATTCCTGCAGAAAAACTGGCTGACCTGAGCAAGCACCCGATGAGCGCCATCGTGTCGCTCGGTGGCTGCTCGGCCGCTTTCGTCTCCGACGCCGGCCTGGTGGTGACGAACCACCACTGCGCGTATGGCGCCGTGCAGCGCAATTCCACGCCGGAACACAATTACATCACCAACGGCTTCCTGGCCAAGACGCGCGCCGCAGAGCTGCCGGGCGGTCCGAACAGCCTCGTGTATGTGACGGACAAGGTGGAGAACGTCAGCGACCGCGTGCTGAAAGGCTTGACGGCCGACATGAGCGGCCGCGCGCGCCACGAAGCCGTGGAAAAGCGCGTCAAGGACTTGATCGCCGAATGCGAAACGGACAAGATGTACCGCTGCTCCGTACCCGCCTTCCATCGCGGCCTCGAGTACTATCGCATCCGCCAGATGATGATACGCGACGTGCGCCTGGTGTACGCGCCATCGGACAAGATCGGCAACTTCGGCGGCGACATCGACAACTACGAATGGCCGCGCCACACGGGCGATTACTCGTTTCTGCGCGCCTACGTGGGCAAGGATGGCCGCCCGGCCGATCCGTCGCCCGACAACGTGCCGTACAAATCGAAGGATTTCCTGGTGGTCTCGGCCGAAGGCTTGAAAGCCGGTGACGGCATCTTGCTGGCGGGCTACCCCGGCCGCACCAGCCGCTACAAGCTGCCGGCGGAAATCCGTTTTGCGCGCGATACGGCTTTCCCGCTGAAAGTATCGGAACTGCAGGCCGACCTGGCCGTGATGGCCGATGCGACGAATGGCGACGCGGCCGCTGCCGTGCGCTATGCGAGCGTGGTGAAAAGCATCAACAACGTGCTCAAGAAAACCCAGGGCTTGCTCGACGGTTTTGCGCGCAAGGATATCGCCGCCATCAAGGACGTGCAGGATGCCGAGTTCCGCGCCTGGTACGCGAAACAGCCGAACGTGTCGCCGACCCTGCTGGCCGAACTGGACGCGGCGATCGCCAGCGACATGGCCTTGAGCGAAGAAGAGTTCGCCTGGAGCGTGGCCACTAGCAGCGACTTGCTGAAAAGCGCGCGCACCCTCTACCGCTTGTCGCTGGAGCGCCAGAAAGCGGACGCCGAGCGCGAATCGGGCTTCCAGCAGCGCGACCTGGCCTTCATCAAGGCCCGTCTGGCCCGCCTGGAGCAGTCGTACGTCAACAAGGTCGACCAGGCACGTTTTGAAGCTGGCCTGAAGCGTTACGCGCAACTGGCGGCGAAGAGCCATCCGCAAGGCCTGGACGCGCTGCTGCCGGCCCCAGGCGCCGTGGCCGCCCTGTACCAGCAGACGCAACTGGCCGACACAGCCAAGCGCCTGGCCTGGCTGGAAAAGGACCAGGCCGCCGTTGCCCAGTCCGACGACGCCTTCATGCAACTGGCCGTCAAGCTGCATCCGGTGGACGTGGCGCTGGAAGAGCGCCGCAAGGAAATCGACGGCAACCTCGAACGCGTGATTCCGCAATACATGCAAGCCGTGATCGCGTGGAAGAAGTCGCAAGGCAAACCTGTCTATCCTGACGCCAACTCGACCTTGCGCGTGACGTACGGCACCGTCTCACCATACTCGCCGCGCGACGGCTTGACCAAGGGACCGTTCACGACCGTGGAAGGCATCGTCGAGAAAGTCACTGGCAAGGCCCCGTTCGAAGCGCCGCAAGGACTGATCGACGCCGTCAAGCAAAAGCGCTACGGGCAGTTCCGCGACCCGGTACTGGGCACGGTTCCCGTCAACTTCCTCACCAGCGCCGACACCACGGGCGGCAACTCCGGCTCGGCCGTGATGAACAAGCGCGGCGAACTGATCGGACTGAACTTCGACTCGACGTATGAATCGATTACCAAGGACTGGTACTTCGACACGGCCATCACGCGCGCCATCCACCTCGACATCCGCTACATGCTGTGGGTGATGAAGGAAGTGGACCACGCGGATAACTTGCTGCAGGAAATGAGCATCAAGTATCCGAAAGCTGCCAAGAAATAA